DNA from Yamadazyma tenuis chromosome 5, complete sequence:
CCTTTGGTCTCCTTTACTGCCGACCAACACCTGATTCTGGCATCAGCACATCCACCTACTATCAATTCATTGTCAAACCATTTGATGCTCAACACTCTCAGGTCTTGTCTTTGACAAATCATTTCATGCTCCAACGAACCTGGACCTCCGGAAATGTCTACTATGCAAACGCTTCCATCGTCACTTCCCACTGCCAACCGATTTCCTGCTTTGTTCACAGCCATAGACCAAAGGACTCCAACATTACAATCATAGTTGATTTTTGGTAATCCCGTTTGAAGGTCCCATTCGGTAACGTAGGTTGAGCCACCTATGGAAAATAAACGAGGTGAGGTGTAgccatcttcttcgttgaCAGCCCAGCATAATCCTTCTATGGATCTTCCTCTTGATCCATACAATGTGATTTCATGCGTCCAGTTGAACTTTGGGTTCCAGATCTCAATATCTCCATTGCTTCTTCCCACAGCCAATCTCAAGTCTCCTACCGCAACACTGTATGGAGCCGATGGATGGGAGAATGCAACGGTCGTGATTGTATGCGGCGTGTAGTCCACAAACCTGCAACGGTGGATATTCATTTGTGTAGTTTGCATTGCGATAATCATCTCATCTCGAAATTTTTCAGTCGGTCGCAAATACCCAGTCGTGTGCGCGCATCGATTCATGCCTACATAGATATATATCTACAAAAGATCATGATTATTATAGTATATTCGTAACGAGGTTCCAGTCAAACAAAGCCAACAAAGCTGTTGAGGAATGAAAGCATTCTTATAAACCATTTATTTTCGTTGGTGTTTAAGATCATATTGatcaccaactcttcgGTCTCTCTCGAAGAATTGGCCAGAGGTTTCCGCACAATAGTTCTTTGCACCACAACGTTTTTCTTGAAACACCAAACAATAAACATGATTGTCAACGCGCTGATTGAAAAGCTTTTGAGGACCTTGAACGCATTACTGCCAATGATTCTAAGCAAGTGAAGGAGTCTTCTCTTCATTCTTGCTCTAGGATCCAACAGGTAATCACTAAGATCCGATTCACTGGGAGAAAAGTTCCGGGATCGCCTATTAACGAACTCTCGTGAGagcttgttgatgataagGTTGATTTCTCCTTGccaattcttgaagtcttcCATTGAGGCAGGTGTGATGTTCGAATTGCCAGGGTTGTTGGGTAAGGATTGCAACGAGAGACCAAGACGATCGGACTGAGCCAACGGATCATGAGTTAATGAGTATACCGAACCAGTTGTCCGTTTATTGAGATGCTGCagctgctgttgttgttgctgtcTTTGCTGCTGGACGTAGtcgttgatgttcaacatCGTGGATCTTCGAGAGTGCGAGTATATTTTGTGGAGATTGCTCTTGGCAGGATTGGAGTAGTTACTAGGTAACGGTAAAGGGGTACCGGTAGAGTACCTGTCAGATTGGTCTGCTTGAGAAAACAGGGGTGAATGGGTTGGAAACGGAATATTGGGGATATGTTCCAACTCTTCCTCAGGGCTGAACTCTAAGTCTTTGATCTGATCCCAAAGGTACTCCAATTCACTTAATAATTCTCGTGCTTCTATGGTTCCACTGGCATAAACCTTCATGGTATCTATAAGATACGAGATGTATCTTCTCTTTGCTTCTGTCTTGCTCAAGCTCTGCTCGCGCTTCCAAGCGTcccatttcttctttgcCCCTTCGTCCTCTAAGGTAAACCCAATGGGTCTAGCCATGATTCCTTCAACGTCACCTTCAGTGGCTTGCTTATAAAGCCCGTATAACTTCATTCTGCTCTCTGCGGGGGGACGGGGCAACGAGCCGTGGTTCGACCGTGACGATAACGCCctgatggtggtgatggctTTTACAAACACCCGATCTATCACTAGTTAGTACCACAAATAAACCACACAAAACAATGGGTCTACATACCGATTGAGTCCGACATCTTCACAGGTGGTTGGGATACGGTAGgattcaacaacaaactAAAGGAGATATATTTGGACCTCGTTTAATGCTGATGGATGttttgttttccaaaaaccGGGGCAATTCCCTCGCACTGGTCGCACATGAAATCTGCACAAAGGGCTCTACATAGATTTCAGTGCTTTTGAAATCCTCCACAATTCCTACTACAACCACCTAAAATCAAGATAATTTTACAATTGTATGCCACTGAAATGGACCTATCATAGCCATGGTAGAAAAGGCTATAATGGTGAGTAGTTAGCTAAAATCAATCTAGTTTGCACCTAAATAGGAACCAAATACAACATTCACTTGGCACCAGAGTGTCGGCAAACAACAGAGGAAGGAGATAAGTATCTTGATAATAGTGGGGATTTGGGAAATAAAATGGAAAAAGCATCAAAAGCAAAGAAACCCAATAATCAATAATTCAAATTATATTTATTTTGATTAGAGTGTTGGTCTCATCATGATATTTA
Protein-coding regions in this window:
- a CDS encoding uncharacterized protein (COG:U; EggNog:ENOG503P1KH), with amino-acid sequence MSDSIDRVFVKAITTIRALSSRSNHGSLPRPPAESRMKLYGLYKQATEGDVEGIMARPIGFTLEDEGAKKKWDAWKREQSLSKTEAKRRYISYLIDTMKVYASGTIEARELLSELEYLWDQIKDLEFSPEEELEHIPNIPFPTHSPSFSQADQSDRYSTGTPLPLPSNYSNPAKSNLHKIYSHSRRSTMLNINDYVQQQRQQQQQQSQHLNKRTTGSVYSLTHDPLAQSDRLGLSLQSLPNNPGNSNITPASMEDFKNWQGEINLIINKLSREFVNRRSRNFSPSESDLSDYSLDPRARMKRRLLHLLRIIGSNAFKVLKSFSISALTIMFIVWCFKKNVVVQRTIVRKPSANSSRETEELVINMILNTNENKWFIRMLSFLNSFVGFV